The Hydra vulgaris chromosome 14, alternate assembly HydraT2T_AEP genome includes the window CCCAGCCGTGGGGCAAGATGCTCCAAAAAGTGCATCTTGTCCTAAACctttaaaacagttattaaaaataactatcagttaaaataaaagcttaatagttctttataaaaactctttacattttattcaaataactaaaatataaacaCTGCAATTATTCTATGCAATTGTCTTAaagataaataacttttttttattttatatcactAACATAAATGTTCAAATAACATATACATGACTATGATTCACAGTAGTAGCATAAGTCTGAATCATCTCGACCGCATGAAAAGTGGTACCAAGATGTACATTTACTATATTGTGTCCAATTATCAAATGGTGGCACATTGTACGGACAAGAGCATATGGTGCATAGAGTTGTATCAGTGATAAAACTTTTAGAGACAGAAACCATATCTTTCttcctttttatttgtttctttatgcCATTAGGTCTTTCTGCTTTCTGCTTTTTAggctttttcatattttttttcttcaaatttattgatttcattttttgcttGATCACCTTATTAAGTGCAGCTTTTTCTTGACTTCAGCTTCTATGACTGCTTGTTGCTTTTTTTGACATTGTTTTCATGCTCTTCTAGTCGCTTCTTGAAAGGTGAAGAAGTAAGGTTTTCAGCAGACTCTGTCTTTCTTTTTCGTTGTCTTAAAACAGTAATTTTGGGACGCGGAGAAAtcttttccaaaatatttaagGAAAAATTAAGGCCAAGATACTCATTAACAATTGGCAAAACTCGATCATCAACAGCCTTCAATTTTGCAGCAGTTGTTGTGCTCATGACATTTGCCAACTGGAGGTGCAACAAGAGGCATATTAGGCAATTCACTAGATTGTTGACAGATTTTCAATGGCTCAGCTCCATCTAGTGAGCAAAGCTGCTTCAAAGGCttcatcattaaaaataagGTCATTTTTTGGGTATAAACCAGAGCATCTAAAACCATTGACTGCTTTGTCAATGTTTGCAGTAAAGTTGAAGGCAGTTGCAAAAATACCTGccatttcaaaaaatgaaattctacGCCCCTGATGTGATAACATCCAGTTGCTTGCTGCTGTATTGTAGCCAACTttcaatgatttaaaaaatgtacgATCCGAAGGTTGCATCTTGTGTGTACAATGAGGTGGAAGAGTTATGAGATAGATCCCATTGTCACGAACATCAAGTACAATTAATTGCTCATTAGTTATAGATGCATGAGTCACAGCAACAAAATGTGTTAACCATTCAATGAATAAAGATGAATCAGTCCATCCACTGGAGCTAACTCTAATAATTGAGCCTGAAGTTGCACCAACAGCAAGCCTATCAGTCATTTGCAAACGGGGAAATATAAATAAGGGTGGGACATAAGTGCCACTTGCACTCATTGCGCACACAACTGTCACAGAAACACCTCTTTCTCCACTAGTTATTTCTGAAACTTTTCGTTTGTCTTTCGTTGCAGTTATTTTTCCTGGCTTACGGACATTTGTGATTCCAGTTTCATCCATATTCCAGAGCTGTTTGGCTGAAAACTTATGTTCCTCAAATAATGACTTGTATActgaaaaaaactgatttatttttggtttattgAAGCCAATGGCTCTGCTTATACTGGTGGCTTGTAGAGTTCGAATAGAAAATTGTGGATTGCGAGACATGAATCCTCGCAGCCAATCCATTCCTGCCATTTTTGACTCTTTATTAAAAGGATTATCGATTCCCATTTGTTTAGCAAAATCATATGCTAGGCGATGCACATCTATTGTTGTCAAGCCAAATAATGCTGTATCCATAACCTGAACTTGTGTAACAATCTTTAATTCAAATTCTTtactaaaaacagaaaattttccACCCAGAGACAGATCACCAGCTACTTTTACTTTTCCATCTCGATGAcgttgtaatgtttttttattaatactaaattCTGATGCAACAATTTTTAGACTGCAGCTCATTTAATTACATCTGCTGACTTTATTCTATCATTTGTTGCACCTCTCTTTGTTTTTCGTACATAATTTCTCACCATTATTTgtgatatttaaatatgtatcttaataaatattaaaactattctACATCGTGACAGAGGGTTTTTAagtgttaaactttttctttaacttaaagtaaaaaaaaaatcccttaTTAAAGTCAAAATGTCGAAAAGAAAGTGCCATTTAAATGAAACTCTGAAGAATGAATTTCCTTTTCTGAAGAAAGTTTATGAAAGTGGTGAAAAAAATAGATGCGGAGATTGTTTGACTGAGTTTTCTGTTGCAAATGGCGTAAGGACAGACATCACCAAGCATTTAACAACGGAGAGACACAAAAATGCTTTGAAAACATTAGCAAATTCTGCATCAATAAAATAGTTCTTCAAGACTGCTAGTTTAAGTGATAAAGATCTAGTTCTGGTAGCAAAGGTAGCTACTTTTGCTTTTCACACTGCAATTCATGATTTGAACTTCAAAACTGCTGATTGCTCTAccaaattaatttcaaaacattttgaacCAAAGTTTGGACTTGCAAGAACAAAATGTGAGGCTTTTATTCTCAATGTTATTCTACCAATGATTTCTGAACAAATTAAGAAGGAGTTGAAGTAAGTCATCACCATTGCAACTGATACATCTAACTGAAACGAACTGAAACTTTTTCCTGTCCTTGTTAGATATTTTGTGCCTGATCAAGgagtaaaagttaaattactggaatttcaaaatttaactggtgaaacatcaaaaattttgtgcaaTGCTCTGCAATCTGCCACCAATACCCATGATTTATTAAGGAAAGTGATTGGATTCTGTGGTGACAACTGAAACACAAACTTTGGTGGAGTGAAAAGACGAGGACAAAACAATGTTAACAGTCGGTTGAAAAAGTTTCTTGGTCGAGAGAGTGTTGGGATTGGCTGTGGAGCTCACATAGTTCACAACTGCATTCAAACAGCTGTTGAGGTTTTACCAATTGATGTTGAAGCTCTTATGgtgaaaatttacaaacattttcaCATCTACACTGTCAGAGTTACTCAACTGCAAGAATTCTGCAAGTTTGCTAATGTTCACTACAAGAGAGTTTTGCAGTATGGAAGCACGAGATTCCTTTCTATACTACCCGCAATTCAGAGAACTTTGGAAATCTTTGCGGGAATAAAATCTTTCTTCTGTTCTCAAGAGCAATCTCCAGTGATAATTAGTAAATTCTTTAACGATGAGCGTGGTGTAATGTATCTTTGGTTTGTTCATGGTCAGCTTCAGACATTCAACAAAACAATTCTGAGAATTGAAAAAACAAGAGCAAGTGCATGTGATATTGTTAATGAGATAAAGGCATTGCAGAATAATCTGAAGGAGAGATTTGAGAATAAGTTTATTCCACTGGAAGCTAAAAAGATACTTGCAAAACTGTTTGAAGACGGAATTATTGACGAAATTGCTGTCAAAAAAGAACTTACTGGTTTTTACGAGAGATGTCTTTCTTATATTGACCTATGGAAAAATAGCTTTGCTTATGCTGAAAAGTTCATGTGGATTCAAAACAGTGCAATAAAATTTCCAGAGTTGGAGGAAGCTGCAGAAAGAATATAACCGAAAAATTGGACGTACAGCAACAAATACTGATGAACTATTTGATGAAATTGTTTTGGTCAAGGCATACTTGTCAACTAGTTCTGAAACTTGGAAATCTGATGATATGAGTTGTGAAGAAAAATGGGTCCTGATGATGAAACATTTTGGAGAGAAGGGCATTTCAGAAGCAAATTTTTCACTGGTGTTGGAATACATTTTCAGTTTTCCTGGAACTTCAGCAGCTGTGGAAAGGGTGTTTTCAATGATGAACAATATTTGGTCTCCTGAAAGAGGTTCTATGTTAGTTTCTACTGTGAAAAGTTTGCTTTTTTGTAAGGTAAATATTGATTTCAATTGCTCACAAATCtatgaaaagataaaaaacgaCCAGTTGTTCCTGGCTAAAGTACACTCTAGTAAAAAATATGACTGGtttaaaagcaaagaaaagaaataattcTTGTAGTcattacaaaaatgtaaaataaagctggtttttaatgttgtattttttgttgttttcactTTTAGTGTGAGGAGTTTTTGTCCTGATTTAGACTTTctgcttatttatatttgtccTGATTTGACAGGTTAAAAAAGACATTAtgatttttccaaaatttcAAATAGtagccctatatatatatatatatatatatatatatatatatatatatatatatatatatatataaattttcagctttAGATTTACAAAAcctctttatatttttcaaagttgctaACAACCCATCAGAACTCACAGCAAAACCATCAGTCTTTTAGGTATCGAATCAAAATTCGATATATAGTCAAAATAAAGACGCTTCAGAAGCTTCAACAAGATCATCATACGCTCATATTATCTTGAGTAAATTTTACTATAAGCCGagcaaatttgaattttttatttcgaaatatttttcttaaaacaaggaATACACTTGTTTGAGGTAAAAATTCTACcctgcattttattaaaaaaaaaacgaaaaaaagtatttcttgttttgagaaaaaaatttcttaaactatGGTCAACAGAGTTATGATTTTGCTGTGAGTTCTGATGAGTTGTTAGcaactttgaaagatttttaaatttttggaattTATTGTATCCAAAAGGTTTGAGTGAGTCTTATCCGGAGGCATTTTATTCAAACTATGACCTACAATATCAAAAATTACCCAGTATTCTGGTGAAGTGTTCAACTCAAGACCAAATGGCTGGTATTTATCaagaaaagctttttttttaaaaggactTCAGCTTTGGTTCTATCTGTTTTTACATCTTTTCCAACCTCCCTTTTTTTTCGAATACAgaactttttacaattttaatattgtgaTCATGGTCAAACAGCTCcatatttatacattttcacCTAATGGTCTGATTTTTTCTCGCAAGTTTAAAATAATCCTAGCACTTCTCAAAAGtctaaatgttaataattttcaaattataaacttattaaaggTATTTTTAAGTGAAGTAGTTTATCTTTaccttaatattttttaacttgttatggttttatgatataaatagcTTATTCTCCAGCTTTTTTTCATAACGAATTTGTgcgttttttttaataccaccagttaacaaaaatattagtaataaaaatgcgcACAATTGGTATAgataaaaaatctttcattatttgtaaagacgttattatattaaagatataaaaatatcatttaaaaaagcatcaaatagttttgatttttattcgGTGCGCAAGCTTATTGCTGCCACTAAAGCGAAAGCTCGAAACTTTACTAGATTTCCACAGGaataattaatcttttttttaatgtttgatctttttatattattgtattaaaattattcctTGGTTCGAAATAAAAATCgagaagtacttttttttagttgtttttctacttttacatttatttcGTGTACACAAGGGTAcgtcatacttttaaaaaattctgaattaaaaaaaaaacattttggggAGTAATTTTATTATGTGGTAGGTATTTCTAagcaatattgaaataaaactttttttttttttttgggggtgtaaaaatgaacttgaaaattgcgatatttaaatagataacattgaaacaaaaacaatatataaaatgaaaaaatagttatgatgaatattaattattattacacatgattattaaaacattttaccagacaaaaaaattaaatatatatgcatatatatataaatatatatatatatatatatatatatatataatatatatatatatatatatatatatatatatatatatatatatatatatatatatatatatatatatggcaccAAAAAAGTAAGGAAATTAAAACACAGAAATAATTTGCTCATGCTTTTTATTCTATTTGCCCTCGTGAGTGAAGATGTTGAGCTCTAAAAAAGTGCAACTTGAATTTTAAAACCTGCAGATAAATTTCCTGCAACTGTTATATGTGAAACACCAAAATTTTCTGTGGACGCACACGGATTTgtccaaatatatttttattacataaaatgttgaaaaaaaacaacattttttcatggaaaataaaattttcactaaaataaaGCTTGAACATCAACtaaacaatttgataaaatttttcttgGATTTCAGATTTAAAACATCATCTCTGCTCTATTCTTGCTCTAATAAAACCATCACGCCTCTGAAAACCACAAACAGCAGCTGCTGCTTCAGTCACTTGTTTATTAACTATTTCAGAAGACTGGGTGTGGAGAGGATAGTAAGGTACTTCCATAGGAGAATCAGTTACTTTTTGTAAACCTTTTTTCGTCATATTACTTGTAAAATTTGGCTCCAAGATTTGTTCATTACTCCAGTCAATGAGTTCAAGGAGAGTCATAGCATCAAAGTTAAGTGTAGGTTTTTTCGGTTTCTTACACTTACATCACCTTGCTCTGAAGCTCCCCTAACTTTTATAATCAACTTGACTGCAAAAGCTCTATTTTCATTTGATGAGCTTGCAAGAAGAGAAATATGGAGAGACTCAGAATGAGCACGAAATGCACCATTTTGAACAGACTTACTAAGGGCATCCATAACTTCGACTTTTTGACCTCTTAATAGATAAAGTAGTTTGATTACCTGGACCTTAACTTTTTTgaatctatattaatgatctctATAAAGCAACAAATTTGACAACAATTAAGTTTGCCGATGAcagaattctttttttaactgacaATAACTCACCAGCATTATTCAACAAAATTAATAGTGAAATCATTAAAACTTCTAACTGGTTTCAGTCAAACAAACTATCAATGAATAtcgaaaaaactaaatggaaaactatgaataaatatcaaaactatcaataaaaactaaatggaaaaactaaaattaaaactctttcacccagtttcaaaaaaagttcttttttcgAATATACCTTCCTTGTATATTGATAATACTGAAAGTAAGAGAGCTAAAGTTACTAATTTCTTGGGTGTTTACATTGATAAAAACCTTACATGGAAAAAACATGTTAACATCCTAAACAATAAAATTGCTAGAAGTATAGGAGTGCTAAACAAATcaagatcttttttaaataaatatactttaattcaataatattactcatttatttattaccataTTTATTATGCTAATCCTGCATGGGatggtataaataaaaatacactaGAACTTCTTTATCGTACACAGAAGCATATTGCACGTCTCAAAAACTTTGAAGACCGTTTTACTTATGCCACTCCTCTTATACttaaaatgaatattcttaatgtatatcaacttattttagataatatttttctagCGTTCATCCTTCACAAACTTTATCTtgttatcattttattatattattgaaaatattataattgtaaaacgactaatattgtaaaacattcaaagaaaaaacaaatatatataaattaaaaatatatatatatatatatatatatatatatatttatatatatatatatctatatatatatatatatatatatatatatatatatatatatatatatatatatatatttacagtaCCTACTCAAATTATtagactcaaaaaaaaaattcaaaattttgttacttttttggattttctttGTTAGGTAGGGGTTATTgctgtttactttttattatttatatgtaatataac containing:
- the LOC136090904 gene encoding uncharacterized protein LOC136090904 — encoded protein: MSCSLKIVASEFSINKKTLQRHRDGKVKVAGDLSLGGKFSVFSKEFELKIVTQVQVMDTALFGLTTIDVHRLAYDFAKQMGIDNPFNKESKMAGMDWLRGFMSRNPQFSIRTLQATSISRAIGFNKPKINQFFSVYKSLFEEHKFSAKQLWNMDETGITNVRKPGKITATKDKRKVSEITSGERGVSVTVVCAMSASGTYVPPLFIFPRLQMTDRLAVGATSGSIIRVSSSGWTDSSLFIEWLTHFVAVTHASITNEQLIVLDVRDNGIYLITLPPHCTHKMQPSDRTFFKSLKVGYNTAASNWMLSHQGRRISFFEMAGIFATAFNFTANIDKAVNGFRCSGLYPKNDLIFNDEAFEAALLTRWS